The Klebsiella aerogenes KCTC 2190 region ACCGTTCACGGTCTTCCAGCCGACGAAGTTCGGGTAACCCGGCGCCTCGCTGGCGCTGGAGGTGCGCAGGATGTCGATCATATCGTCAACGTTGTTCTGGAAGGCGGTCACGCTGCCTTCAACACCTTCCAGCCAGCCCTCTTCACCGCTGTAATACAGACCAAGCTCAAAGCTTTCGCTGGTTTCCGGCTTCAGATTCGGGTTACCGATAATGCTGCAGCTACCGCGACAGGAGTTGGTGGTCCAGTCCGGGTTCAATTGCAGCAGCGACGGCGCTTTAAAGGCCGTAGCCCAACCGCCTTTCACGGTCACGGTATCGGTGGCGTTATAGACCAGGTACGCACGCGGGCTCCAGTGATCGCCGTAGGTTTGATGATCGTCCATACGGATGCCGGTGGTCAGCGCCAGCGGTTCAAAGATCCGCCACTCATCTTCGAGGAACAGCGCGTACTGGCTGGCGGAAGTCGATTTGCCGCCGCTGCTCAGGTTTACCGGATCTTTGAGTTTATCGTGGCGCCATTCACCGCCGAGGGTGACGATCTGGTTGATCATCCCCAGCGGCATCACATATTTACCATCCACAGCATTGCTTTCAGAGGTAATGGTCCCAGCCTGCCCCGGGTTTTTGTTATCCACTTTCTCGCCGTAGAATTTCACTTCGCTATTGCCGACATCCCAGCGCCCGTTATGGGTCAAAGAGTAGTTTTGGCGTTCAAGGCGGTTTTTATCAAGCGAGTCTGAGTCGCGATCCTGGCGATCGAAACCGTAGCCGGCGGTAATGTCCTGGTTCTCCGTTGGCGTCCAGGCGAACTCAACGTTACCGTCGCGGCTGGTGAAACCTTCAATGCGCGGCGTTTCACCCGCAGCGTTGCTGGAAGGTTGTTGATCGTCTTTACTACGTTTCGCCAGGCTGCCGTAGGCTTTCATCCCCAGCACGCCGTCAATCAGCGGGCCGCTGGTGAAGAACTGGCCGTTATAAGTGTCACCGCGATCGCGGTGTTCCTGAATGGTGGCATCGCTGCTGAGGGTACCGGTCCATTTCTGGCCGATTTTTTTGGTAATGATATTGACCACGCCGCCGAGCGCGTCGGAACCGTACAGGGAAGACATCGGGCCGCGCACTACCTCAATCCGCTCGATGGAGTCCACCGGGATCCAGTTCAGATCGAAATCGTTATGGCGGAAGACGGCGTTACGCGAGTTGACGCGTTTGCCATCGATCAGGATCAGCGTATAGCTGCTATCCAGACCGCGGATGCTGACACCCTTGCGGTTATCCCCTTCGTTGGTGAGCTGAACGCCAGGCACATCGCGCAGCACGTCCTTCAGGTTCTGCACCGGCTTACGCTGCAAGTCCTGTTGGGTGATCACGCTGATACTGGCGGGGGCATCTTTGACGCTCTGTTCAGTCGCCGCGGCGGTGACAACCAGCGTTTCGTCATCATTTGCGGCCAGCGCCGGAAATGCCAATGCTACGACGGACGCGCACAGTCCCGCCCGGGCAAAAGGGTTTAACCTGAACATACCAAATCTCCATGAGGTCAACTACAAATCAAACAAAGGGTGCTGCTTGCACATCCTGTCGACACGCGGCTCTGGCGGCCGCGCGCAATTTTTTTACAGTCGATGTGGCTGGTCACCCCTTGCCTTTCGTAGTTGAGCGGCAAGATATGGAGATTGGCTTCATCCGGAATCTTCCGAAATGATAAGGATAATGATTACAATTATCAATACAATTATGAAGAAGTGTGTCCGTTTGTAAGCCTTGCGGGCATAAAAAAAGCCCTCTTTAAAAGAGGGCTTTATCGAAAGCGGTAGAGTGTGGAATTAGCCTTTAAAGCGTTCCGGGAACTTCATTTCGCTGTAGCGCACGAAGCGGGTACCTTTCACCAGCTTGTAACCAAACCAGATAACCAGGAACAGCGGAATACCGATGTAGGTCGCCGCCACGCCGCCCCAATCAATGGTGTCCTTGAGGAAGGCTTCATAGTTCTGGCCAAGGGTGATGATAAGGCACAGTACGAAGGCGAAGATCGGCCCCAGCGGGAAGAACCCGGAACGGTACGGCAGGTTATTAATATCGTTACCCTGCAACACGTAACCACGACGGAAACGGTAGTGGCTGATCGCAATACCCAACCAGGCGATAAAGCCAGTCATCCCGGAGGTATTCAGCAGCCACAGGTAAACCGTCTGGTTGCCGAACATCGAGGTCAGGAAGCACAGCGCCGCAATCACGGTAGTCGCATACAGCGCGTTGCGCGGTACGCCGCCTCTCGACAGCTTCGAGAAAATGCGCGGCGCTTTGCCGTCGCACGCCAGGGTATACAACATACGCGTAGAGGCGTACATCCCGGAGTTACCCGCCGACAGCACCGCCGTCAGGATAACCGCGTTCATGATCGCCGCCGCAGAGAGCAGACCGGCGTGCTCGAATACCAGGGTGAACGGGCTAACGGAAATGTCTTTAACGTCGTTGCGCAGCAGGCTCGGATCGGTATACGGGATGATCAGGCTGATAATCAAAATCGCGAAGACATAGAACAGCAGGATACGCCAGAACACCTGACGCACCGCGCGCGGAATGTTCTTCTCCGGATTTTCCGATTCGCCCGCGGCAATACCGATGAGCTCGGTACCCTGGAAGGAGAAGCCGACAATCATCGCCACGCCGATCATCGCCGCAAAACCGCCGGCAAACGGCGCATCATCAATGCCCCAGTTGCTCCAGCCCGCCGGCTTGGCGCCTTCGAAAATGCCAAAAATCATCATAATGCCGACGATGATAAAGATAATCACGGTGGCAACTTTAATCAGCGAGAACCAGTACTCCGCTTCGCCGAAGCCGCGTACCGAGATCCAGTTCAGCAGGAACATGATGCCGAGGAATAAGGCGCTCCAGATCCAGCCGGGTGTATCCGGGAACCAGTAGCTCATCACCAGCTGCGAAGCAACGAGGTCAACGGCGATAGTCACCGCCCAGTTGTACCAGTAGTTCCAGCCCAGCGCGAAACCAAAGCCTTCTTCTACATAGTTCTGACCGTAGGTCGCAAAAGAGCCTGAAACCGGCATAAACGCCGCCAGCTCGCCGAGGCTGGTCATCAGGAAATACACCATCAGACCGATCAGAATGTAGGAAAGCAGCGCGCCGCCGGGGCCTGCCTGAGAAATTGTTGCGCCAGAGGCAACGAAAAGACCTGTACCGATGGAACCGCCAATAGCGATCATGGTCAAGTGGCGCGCTTTTAGCTCGCGGCGGAGCGTGGGCGCTTCTGTGGTTTTAGTTTCCGAAACCATGTGAAAATGCTATCCATCCAAAAAATGAGGCGCGATTGTAGCAGACGATCGTCCATCCATCCGGTACAAATGCAAAGTTATAAGAGAGCTTCATGATCTGACACAAATTATTAGTAAAGCAGTAATCCTGCATTGGCGCATAAAAAAACAGACAAAAAATCGCGGCTTACGGCAAAATAACGCGAGGATTGTCACAATGCTGAAGGAGTCAGCTTATGGTTTCCCCCACTCGTCGCAGCCTGGCCCCCGATGCCTTTCTGCTACTGGCGATTTTCTGCCTGTATCTATTCGTTATTGGCCTGTACGCCAGTATCACGGTGCTGGAACACTGGTTGCGGCTGCCGAATTACCTGACCGATAACAGGGAGACTTTTCTTGTCGGCGCGCTTCCTCTTGCGATTGCGGGGCTGCTGGGGCTACTGGCGGGCGTCGGAGTGAAAAAGCGGCTGATGGTTCGGCTATGCAAAGTCTTCTGCGCCTTTTCTCTTATCTATATTGCGGCTTTCGCCTGGCTGGACTGGCGCACGATGGACCACTATCGGGATAACCCGCAGTACGGCGTATGCAAGCAATACAGCAAACACACCATTTATATGTACGTGTGGAATAGCGACTGGTGCGACCATTTCGACAAAAGGGTGCAAACCCCCTCCCCCATTGCTAATAGGGAGAATACCCCGTGAAGAAACCAGCAAAAGTTGCTAACGCCGAACCGCAGGCCACTCGCGCACAGCGAATCTGGCAACAGCTAAACGCATGGCTTATTTTTCCGGCGCTAGGGGTTTACGCGCTCTATTTAGCAACCGACTATCTGCCATTACTGAAATTACGCGGTTGGCCGGACTTCGCCTCCGTTTCCTTACTGAAGGCCAATTTTACCGGCTCCGCGCTGCTCTTTTTTTCATTCGCCTGGCGGATGGGCAGAGTGCTGCGTGGTAAAACCGTCGATGGAAGTTATGAAAATCGCCTGCTGACCGCTATCGCCGGATTTACGCTGGCGCTGCTGATCGTCATCAACAGCGCCATTTTTACCTTACATTTTACGGTATACGGCTCGCCGCGCTACATTCGCTGCTGGGAACCCGTTCCCATGGGCAGCTGGCATTATGCCAGAACCCCGGAGATCTGCGTGCAGCACGGCTACGCGCCAATAAGGGATACCGCTACACCTCGCAGTAACGGATAAAGCGCTGCAGCGCCTTGGAAACGTGTTTTTGCCGATGGCGAATACGCCACAACGTGCGCGTCAGGCGCGGCAGCGGCAGCTTGAGCTCCACCAGCGTTCCGGCCTCCAGCTGTTCGGCAATGACTCGCCTCGACAGGCAGCTGATGCCTAGTCCGTGGCGCACCGCATGTTTAATCGCCTCTGAGTTGCCAAGCTCCATGCCTAACTGGAACGCGGGCAGATGCGACAACAGCACATAATCGACGATCTCCCGCGTGCCGGAGCCATGCTCGCGCAGGATCCACTGCGCTTCCGCCAGCCGTTGCAGCGTCAATTCGCCTTCGAGGAATGGCGAATCAGGGGCGGCGAACACCACCAGTTCATCTTCAATCCACGGCTCGGCGATAATATCCGCCGCGTGGCACGGCCCTTCGATCAGGCCAATATCGACGCGCAAATCGCTGACCGCATTAATCACATCCTGGCTGTTGCCAACGCTCAGCTCCAGCGGCAGTTCAGGGAAGTCGCGGCGGTAGCGGGCGATGATTTCCGGCAGAATATAGTTGCCGATGGTGCTACTGGCATAAACGCGGATAGCGCCATTATCGCCGCGAAACAGCTGTTCTATCTCTCCGGCGCGCTCCAGCAGGGCCAGCGCGCGCGGGTAGAGCAAGCGGCCATGCTCGTTGACCACCAGCCGTTTACCGACGCGGTCAAAAAGCTGAACGCCGAGTTGCCCCTCCAGATCGGTCAGCGCCGCGCTCACCGCCGACTGCGACAGCGCCAGCATCTGTGACGCCTGAGTCGTCGACCCGCTTTTCAAAACCTCAGCAAAAACTTCCAGTTGCCGTAGCGTGATATGCATAACTCACCTGTGTATTAGCCCAAGCTGGATAACCGTCAACGCTATGTTGACATAAATCAGCAGGGCTGTGGCCTGAAGGATGAAGGGTATAACCCAAAATCATTCGTGCTGCAGAAAGGCGGCAAGTGAGCGACAAATTCGTCAGGAACGAATTTGACCAGTCAAAGGCTGGCCTCCGGTGAGGGACAAGGATGTCCCTCATTAATCCCCAGGAGCTTACATCAGTAAGTGACTGGGGTGAGTAAACGCAGCCAACACATCTGCAGCGCGAAGGATGAAGGGTTTATCACTTATTCCGATAGATTATAAATATATAATCAATTTTATTTTTAAACCAGCCAGTCGTATTCTTTGCCCAGACAAAGGAGAAGGTTATGACAGCACTCACTTTACCCACTAAACATCGCACCCTGTGGCATTTCGTCCCAGGTCTGGCGCTGACCGCCGCGTTGACCGGCGCCGCCCTGTGGGCAGGCAGTTTCCCTGCTATCGCCGGCGCGGGCTTCAGCGCGCTGACGCTGGCTATTTTGTTCGGCATGGTGGTCGGTAATACCGTTTATCCTAAAATTTGGCAGTCCTGCGACGGCGGGGTGATTTTCGCCAAGCAGTATCTGCTGCGCCTGGGGATCATTCTTTATGGTTTTCGTCTGACGTTTGCCCAGATTGCTGACGTCGGCGTCAGCGGGATCCTGATTGACGTACTGACGCTGTCCAGCACTTTCTTTATCGCCTGTTTCCTCGGGCAGAAGGTTTTCGGGCTCGATAAACATACCAGCTGGCTTATCGGCGCCGGTAGCAGCATCTGCGGCGCCGCGGCGGTCCTGGCCACCGAGCCGGTCATCAAAGCCGAAGCCAGTAAAGTGACGGTCGCCGTGGCGACAGTGGTTATCTTCGGTACTATCGCTATCTTCCTCTACCCGGCGATGTACCCGCTGCTGGCGCACTGGTTCACTCCGGAAGCCTACGGCATCTATATGGGCTCCACCATGCATGAAGTCGCTCAGGTGGTCGCCGCCGGTCACGCGGTTAGCCCGGACGCCGAAAATGCGGCGGTTATCGCCAAAATGCTGCGCGTGATGATGCTGGCTCCGTTCCTGCTGTTCATCGCTGCTCGTGTGAAACAACTGGCGCCAGCCGGTAACGGCGAAAAGAGCAAAATCACCATTCCGTGGTTTGCCATCCTGTTTATTCTGGTGGCGGTATTTAACTCCTTCCACCTGCTGCCGAAAGCCGTCGTCGATATGCTGGTCACCCTCGATACCGTACTGCTGGCGATGGCGATGGCCGCGCTGGGCTTAACCACCCACGTCAGCGCACTGAAAAAAGCCGGTGCGAAGCCGCTGCTGATGGCGCTGATGCTGTTCGTCTGGCTGATTGTTGGCGGCGGCGCGATTAACTTCGCTATCCACCACCTGATTGGCTAAGCAGTAAGTTTTCTCGTCGATATTCATTCATTGCTGTAACTCTCCGGTTAAGCCGCTATCATTACCCTCCCCCCAGCGGCTTAACTGGAGTTTTTTTATGAAATATATTGGAGCGCACGTTAGCGCCTCCGGCGGTCTGGCCAATGCCGCCATCCGCGCCGCCGAAATCGAAGCGACCGCCTTCGCCCTGTTCACCAAAAATCAGCGTCAATGGCGCGCCGCGCCGCTCACCGACGAAGCGATTGCCGAATTCAAAGCCGCCTGCGAAAAATATCACTTCGGCCCGGGGCAAATCCTGCCGCACGACAGCTACCTGATTAACCTCGGTCATCCGGTCGAAGAAGCGCTGGAGAAATCCCGCGAGGCGTTTATCGATGAATTAACCCGCTGCCAGCAGTTGGGATTAACGCTGCTCAACTTCCATCCGGGCAGCCACCTGCAGCAGATCCCGGAAGATGAATGCCTGGCGCGTATCGCTGAATCCATCAACATCGCGCTGGCGAAAACCGAAGGCGTGACCGCGGTTATCGAAAATACCGCCGGTCAGGGCAGTAACCTCGGTTTTAAATTTGAGCATCTTGCCGCCATCATTGACGGCGTTGAAGACAAATCCCGCGTTGGCGTCTGCATTGATACCTGCCACGCTTTCGCCGCCGGCTATGACCTACGCAGCGCGGAGGAGTGTGAAAAGACCTTCGCCGAATTCGAACGGATCGTCGGCTTCCGGTATCTGCGCGGCATGCACCTGAATGATGCCAAAAGCGCTTTTGGCAGCCGCGTCGACCGTCACCATAGCCTGGGTGAAGGCAATATCGGCCATGATGCTTTTCGTTGGATCATGCAGGATAACCGTTTCGATGGTATCCCGCTGATTCTGGAAACCATTAACCCGGATATCTGGGCGGAAGAAATTACCTGGCTGCGGGCGCAGCAGACCGCCGAAGTGGCCTGAATCCAGACACAAAAAAAGGGCCGACAAATCGGCCCTTTTTTATTGCGCTTATATTACGCCGCTTTTTCAGCTTCCGCCGCCGGCGCTTCCGGGCGCTTCAGCACCGCGTAAGAGAGACCCGCAACCAGCGTACCGGCAATAATCGCCAGCAGATAACCCAGCACCGGAGTGATGGCGCCTGGGATCAGCAGAACGAACAGACCGCCATGCGGCGCCATCAGTTTCGCGCCTACCGCCATCGAGATAGCGCCGGTCACCGCGCCGCCAACGATACAGCAAGGCAGTACGCGCATCGGGTCACGTGCGGCGAATGGAATCGCCCCTTCGGTAATGAAGCACAGACCCAGAACCAGCGCCGCTTTACCGCCTTCACGCTGCGATTTATCGAACTTGTGGCGGGCAATCAGCGTCGCCAGGCCAAGCGCCAGCGGTGGCACCATACCGGCCGCCATAATCGCCGCCATCGGCGCATAGGTTTGAGTACTCAACAGACCCACACCGAAAGCATAAGCCGCTTTGTTCACCGGGCCGCCCATATCGGTACACATCATGCCGCCAAGGATCGCGCCGAGCAGCACCGCGTTCGCCGTCCCCATGGTTTGCAGCCAGTGGGTGAGCCAGGCCAGGATACCCGCCACCGGTTTACCGATCAGGTAGATCATCGCCAGACCAACAATCAGGCTGGAAATCAGTGGAATGATCAGAATCGGCTTCAACGCTTCCATACTCTGCGGCAGTTTCAGCTTAGTGCTGATTAACTTCGCCACATAACCGGCAAGGAAACCGGCGATAATACCGCCGATAAAGCCGGAACCGCCGCTGACGGCCAGCATACCGCCGATAAGGCCAGGCGTCAGACCCGGACGGTCAGCGATGGAGAAAGCGATAAAGCCAGCCAGTACCGGCACCATCAGCGCAAAGGCTGAACCGCCGCCGATTTGCATCAACGCCGCCGCCATGGTGTCTTTCACTTCAAACGCTTTAATACCGAACGCGAACGACAGCGCGATACACAGACCGCCTGCTACCACCATCGGCAGCATGTAGGAGACGCCGGTCAGCAGGTGACGATAAGCGCCAGCCGACTCTTTTTTACCTTCGCCGGACGCCTGCGGTTTGCCGGATGGCTGGTACGGTTTTGCTTCCGCAACGGCTT contains the following coding sequences:
- the fruA gene encoding PTS fructose transporter subunit IIBC codes for the protein MKTLLIIDAGLGQARAYMAKTLLSAAAQKAHLELIDNPNDAELAIVLGTALPADSSLNGKNVFLGDINRAVAHPELFLGEAKDHAKPYVAPAAVAVPAAAQGQKRIVAVTACPTGVAHTFMAAEAIETEAKKRGWWVKVETRGSVGAGNAITPEEVEQADLVIVAADIEVDLAKFAGKPMYRTTTGLALKKTAQELDKAVAEAKPYQPSGKPQASGEGKKESAGAYRHLLTGVSYMLPMVVAGGLCIALSFAFGIKAFEVKDTMAAALMQIGGGSAFALMVPVLAGFIAFSIADRPGLTPGLIGGMLAVSGGSGFIGGIIAGFLAGYVAKLISTKLKLPQSMEALKPILIIPLISSLIVGLAMIYLIGKPVAGILAWLTHWLQTMGTANAVLLGAILGGMMCTDMGGPVNKAAYAFGVGLLSTQTYAPMAAIMAAGMVPPLALGLATLIARHKFDKSQREGGKAALVLGLCFITEGAIPFAARDPMRVLPCCIVGGAVTGAISMAVGAKLMAPHGGLFVLLIPGAITPVLGYLLAIIAGTLVAGLSYAVLKRPEAPAAEAEKAA
- the cirA gene encoding catecholate siderophore receptor CirA → MFRLNPFARAGLCASVVALAFPALAANDDETLVVTAAATEQSVKDAPASISVITQQDLQRKPVQNLKDVLRDVPGVQLTNEGDNRKGVSIRGLDSSYTLILIDGKRVNSRNAVFRHNDFDLNWIPVDSIERIEVVRGPMSSLYGSDALGGVVNIITKKIGQKWTGTLSSDATIQEHRDRGDTYNGQFFTSGPLIDGVLGMKAYGSLAKRSKDDQQPSSNAAGETPRIEGFTSRDGNVEFAWTPTENQDITAGYGFDRQDRDSDSLDKNRLERQNYSLTHNGRWDVGNSEVKFYGEKVDNKNPGQAGTITSESNAVDGKYVMPLGMINQIVTLGGEWRHDKLKDPVNLSSGGKSTSASQYALFLEDEWRIFEPLALTTGIRMDDHQTYGDHWSPRAYLVYNATDTVTVKGGWATAFKAPSLLQLNPDWTTNSCRGSCSIIGNPNLKPETSESFELGLYYSGEEGWLEGVEGSVTAFQNNVDDMIDILRTSSASEAPGYPNFVGWKTVNGKRVPVFRYFNVNKARIKGVETEVKVPFGEEWKLTVNYTYNDGRDLSNGGNKPLQTLPFHTANGTLDWKPLEDWSFYVTANYTGEQRAVSATGKTPGGYTMFDIGAAWQVSKSVKLRSGVLNVGDKDLSRDDYSYTEDGRRYFMAVDYRF
- a CDS encoding amino acid permease, with protein sequence MVSETKTTEAPTLRRELKARHLTMIAIGGSIGTGLFVASGATISQAGPGGALLSYILIGLMVYFLMTSLGELAAFMPVSGSFATYGQNYVEEGFGFALGWNYWYNWAVTIAVDLVASQLVMSYWFPDTPGWIWSALFLGIMFLLNWISVRGFGEAEYWFSLIKVATVIIFIIVGIMMIFGIFEGAKPAGWSNWGIDDAPFAGGFAAMIGVAMIVGFSFQGTELIGIAAGESENPEKNIPRAVRQVFWRILLFYVFAILIISLIIPYTDPSLLRNDVKDISVSPFTLVFEHAGLLSAAAIMNAVILTAVLSAGNSGMYASTRMLYTLACDGKAPRIFSKLSRGGVPRNALYATTVIAALCFLTSMFGNQTVYLWLLNTSGMTGFIAWLGIAISHYRFRRGYVLQGNDINNLPYRSGFFPLGPIFAFVLCLIITLGQNYEAFLKDTIDWGGVAATYIGIPLFLVIWFGYKLVKGTRFVRYSEMKFPERFKG
- a CDS encoding YeiH family protein; this translates as MTALTLPTKHRTLWHFVPGLALTAALTGAALWAGSFPAIAGAGFSALTLAILFGMVVGNTVYPKIWQSCDGGVIFAKQYLLRLGIILYGFRLTFAQIADVGVSGILIDVLTLSSTFFIACFLGQKVFGLDKHTSWLIGAGSSICGAAAVLATEPVIKAEASKVTVAVATVVIFGTIAIFLYPAMYPLLAHWFTPEAYGIYMGSTMHEVAQVVAAGHAVSPDAENAAVIAKMLRVMMLAPFLLFIAARVKQLAPAGNGEKSKITIPWFAILFILVAVFNSFHLLPKAVVDMLVTLDTVLLAMAMAALGLTTHVSALKKAGAKPLLMALMLFVWLIVGGGAINFAIHHLIG
- the nfo gene encoding deoxyribonuclease IV, whose protein sequence is MKYIGAHVSASGGLANAAIRAAEIEATAFALFTKNQRQWRAAPLTDEAIAEFKAACEKYHFGPGQILPHDSYLINLGHPVEEALEKSREAFIDELTRCQQLGLTLLNFHPGSHLQQIPEDECLARIAESINIALAKTEGVTAVIENTAGQGSNLGFKFEHLAAIIDGVEDKSRVGVCIDTCHAFAAGYDLRSAEECEKTFAEFERIVGFRYLRGMHLNDAKSAFGSRVDRHHSLGEGNIGHDAFRWIMQDNRFDGIPLILETINPDIWAEEITWLRAQQTAEVA
- the yieE gene encoding DNA-binding transcriptional regulator YeiE, translating into MHITLRQLEVFAEVLKSGSTTQASQMLALSQSAVSAALTDLEGQLGVQLFDRVGKRLVVNEHGRLLYPRALALLERAGEIEQLFRGDNGAIRVYASSTIGNYILPEIIARYRRDFPELPLELSVGNSQDVINAVSDLRVDIGLIEGPCHAADIIAEPWIEDELVVFAAPDSPFLEGELTLQRLAEAQWILREHGSGTREIVDYVLLSHLPAFQLGMELGNSEAIKHAVRHGLGISCLSRRVIAEQLEAGTLVELKLPLPRLTRTLWRIRHRQKHVSKALQRFIRYCEV